The Candidatus Goldiibacteriota bacterium HGW-Goldbacteria-1 genome includes a region encoding these proteins:
- a CDS encoding cell shape determination protein CcmA: MFSSSNVATIIARDCEVKGNVNAKGTIRIDGKVEGNVTTDAGVIIGENAVIKGDVEVKFAVIAGKVTGDVIATVKLELLHTGKLYGDIKTPRIVMAEGVIFEGSCEMESAAQK, from the coding sequence ATGTTTTCATCATCAAATGTGGCCACTATTATTGCCAGGGATTGTGAAGTAAAAGGCAATGTAAATGCCAAAGGCACAATACGCATAGACGGCAAAGTGGAAGGCAATGTCACAACCGATGCCGGTGTTATAATAGGCGAAAACGCTGTGATAAAAGGCGATGTGGAAGTAAAGTTTGCCGTAATCGCCGGAAAAGTGACGGGCGACGTCATTGCCACTGTCAAACTTGAACTTCTGCACACCGGAAAACTTTACGGCGACATTAAAACTCCAAGGATAGTAATGGCAGAAGGCGTAATATTTGAAGGCAGCTGCGAAATGGAATCTGCGGCGCAGAAATAA
- a CDS encoding UDP-glucose 6-dehydrogenase, which translates to MMKICVVGTGYVGLVTGTCIADLGNDVTCVDVDEKKVENLKKNILPIYEPGLEELVKRNMKRLKFTTSIKEGMKGAEVIFIAVGTPPKHNGEADLTFVKEVAKSIGKNMTDDKIIVDKSTVPIGMGDLVESIIEDNYKGKSRYDVVSCPEFLREGSAIHDFMNPDRVVIGAKKKDAAEKVAGIFAPLKCKIVVTDLRSAEMIKYASNSFLATKISFINEIANICERVGADVSTVAEVMGFDKRIGSQFLNAGAGFGGSCFPKDVAALINIARSEDYEPLILNAVMEVNKMQKKLVLNKIKRMLGTVEGRAIGILGIAFKPNTDDIREAVALDVIKSLSEKGCRIKAYDPVAMPNAKKVLKNVTFVKDAYQAAEKAECLVVLTEWNEFRELDLKRIKSAMKKPVIVDARNIYDPKTVKKQGFEYTGIGRN; encoded by the coding sequence TTGATGAAAATTTGCGTGGTAGGAACAGGTTATGTAGGGCTTGTTACAGGCACCTGCATTGCCGACCTTGGAAACGATGTCACATGCGTGGATGTGGATGAGAAAAAGGTTGAAAACCTTAAGAAAAATATCCTTCCCATATACGAACCGGGCCTTGAAGAACTTGTAAAAAGGAACATGAAAAGGCTTAAATTTACCACGTCCATAAAAGAAGGAATGAAAGGCGCGGAAGTAATATTTATCGCGGTAGGCACCCCGCCAAAACATAACGGCGAAGCAGACCTTACGTTTGTAAAAGAAGTGGCAAAAAGCATTGGTAAAAACATGACTGATGACAAGATTATTGTTGATAAAAGCACGGTCCCTATCGGAATGGGCGACCTTGTTGAAAGCATCATAGAGGATAACTATAAAGGCAAAAGCAGGTACGATGTTGTATCGTGCCCGGAATTTTTAAGGGAAGGCAGCGCTATTCATGATTTTATGAACCCGGACAGGGTGGTAATTGGCGCCAAGAAAAAAGACGCGGCTGAAAAAGTTGCCGGGATTTTTGCCCCTTTAAAATGCAAAATAGTGGTAACGGATTTAAGAAGCGCGGAAATGATTAAGTACGCTTCCAACTCGTTCCTTGCCACCAAGATATCTTTCATAAATGAAATAGCAAATATCTGCGAACGCGTTGGCGCCGATGTTTCCACAGTGGCGGAAGTAATGGGGTTTGATAAAAGGATAGGGTCGCAGTTTTTAAACGCGGGCGCGGGCTTTGGCGGGTCGTGTTTTCCCAAAGACGTGGCAGCGCTTATTAACATAGCCCGCAGCGAGGATTACGAGCCCCTTATTTTAAATGCGGTCATGGAAGTAAACAAAATGCAGAAAAAACTCGTCCTTAATAAAATAAAGAGAATGCTTGGCACAGTGGAAGGCAGGGCGATTGGCATACTTGGAATTGCCTTTAAACCCAACACGGATGACATAAGGGAAGCGGTGGCGCTTGATGTAATAAAGTCCCTTTCGGAAAAAGGGTGCAGGATAAAGGCGTATGACCCCGTGGCAATGCCCAACGCGAAAAAAGTTTTAAAGAACGTGACTTTTGTAAAAGACGCGTATCAGGCCGCGGAGAAAGCGGAATGCCTTGTGGTCTTAACCGAATGGAACGAATTCAGGGAGCTTGACCTTAAGAGAATAAAATCGGCGATGAAAAAACCCGTAATTGTTGACGCAAGAAACATATATGACCCTAAAACAGTAAAAAAGCAGGGCTTTGAATATACGGGCATAGGAAGAAATTAA
- the truB gene encoding tRNA pseudouridine(55) synthase TruB, translated as MDGILLLYKEKGPTSFKAIEQVKKQFKINKIGHTGTLDPMAEGLLVVLLGSATKIADYVDDTKEYEMQIQFGAATDTDDAMGKEINTLPVPADLADKINAKIADFTGKIMQIPPAYSAIKKDGKKLYELARAGKEVKPEPRAVDIFSIEVLEVIDTTARLRVACSSGTYMRSLARDLAEAVNTCGHLSYLKRTRIGKFSSDNALTLSAIEDLQKHIISINDTLYNVKEAQISAPEQLMLKNGIALKNRFGFKPGEVIKAVFDGKVLAMCTVEGSVLKINRGIEI; from the coding sequence ATGGACGGAATTTTACTTTTATACAAAGAAAAAGGGCCCACTTCATTTAAGGCCATAGAGCAGGTTAAAAAACAGTTCAAAATAAATAAAATAGGCCACACCGGCACCCTTGACCCGATGGCAGAAGGGCTTCTGGTTGTGCTTCTGGGCAGCGCTACCAAAATAGCGGATTATGTGGATGATACCAAAGAGTATGAAATGCAGATTCAGTTTGGCGCGGCCACAGACACTGACGACGCCATGGGCAAAGAGATAAATACCCTGCCTGTGCCCGCGGATTTAGCGGATAAAATAAACGCAAAAATAGCTGATTTTACAGGCAAAATCATGCAGATTCCGCCGGCGTATTCGGCAATAAAAAAAGACGGAAAAAAACTGTACGAACTTGCCCGCGCCGGCAAAGAAGTAAAACCGGAGCCTAGGGCAGTGGACATATTTTCAATTGAAGTGCTGGAGGTTATTGACACCACCGCGCGCCTTAGGGTGGCGTGTTCTTCAGGCACATATATGAGAAGCCTTGCCCGCGACCTTGCAGAAGCCGTTAATACCTGCGGCCACCTTTCATATTTAAAGCGTACCAGAATAGGAAAATTCAGCAGCGACAACGCCCTGACATTATCGGCGATTGAAGATTTACAGAAACACATAATTTCCATCAATGACACCCTGTATAACGTAAAAGAAGCCCAGATAAGCGCCCCGGAGCAATTAATGTTAAAAAACGGGATAGCGTTAAAGAACCGGTTTGGTTTTAAACCCGGCGAGGTAATCAAAGCCGTATTTGACGGCAAAGTATTGGCAATGTGCACGGTTGAAGGCAGTGTATTAAAGATAAACAGAGGAATAGAGATTTAA
- a CDS encoding nitroreductase: MKNAIQIIKDRASWRTFKDMDIEPEKINALRSAIEGDKTGPFGAKVRMVLVDIEAVDAEKAMKLGTYGTIEGAKVFITAAAEKKDKSLADVGYIFEEVILLCSSLGLGTCWMGVTYDKAGFSAAMNLKENEDLIAVTPVGYAVEKRRLKDKAMRVFVKSDTRHHWNMMFFEDDFTKSLNKEAAGRFEQPLECVRIGPSASNQQPWRIIKADNAFHFYLEYTPKYKFQFGQTIDIGIAMKHFELACNELGINGKWQFARPAIECGEKKYYSTYVTE; this comes from the coding sequence ATGAAGAACGCGATTCAAATAATAAAAGACAGGGCTTCGTGGCGCACGTTTAAGGATATGGATATAGAACCGGAAAAGATAAACGCGTTAAGGTCAGCAATTGAAGGGGATAAAACAGGCCCTTTTGGCGCGAAAGTCCGTATGGTACTGGTGGATATAGAAGCTGTGGATGCTGAAAAGGCGATGAAACTGGGAACGTACGGGACAATTGAAGGTGCAAAAGTATTTATTACCGCGGCTGCAGAGAAAAAAGACAAATCGCTTGCGGATGTCGGTTATATTTTTGAAGAGGTGATACTGCTTTGCTCTTCTTTAGGATTGGGTACATGCTGGATGGGCGTAACGTATGATAAAGCGGGTTTCAGCGCCGCGATGAACTTAAAAGAGAATGAAGATTTGATAGCGGTAACGCCTGTGGGTTACGCCGTGGAAAAAAGGCGCCTGAAAGATAAAGCCATGAGGGTCTTTGTAAAATCTGACACGCGTCACCACTGGAACATGATGTTTTTTGAAGATGATTTTACAAAGTCATTAAACAAAGAAGCAGCAGGCAGGTTTGAACAGCCGCTTGAATGCGTAAGGATAGGCCCTTCGGCTTCCAACCAGCAGCCGTGGAGAATTATAAAAGCGGATAATGCGTTTCATTTTTATCTTGAATACACGCCAAAATATAAATTCCAGTTCGGGCAGACAATAGATATTGGAATAGCCATGAAACATTTTGAACTTGCCTGCAATGAACTTGGGATAAACGGAAAGTGGCAGTTTGCCAGGCCGGCAATAGAATGCGGGGAGAAAAAGTATTATTCCACGTACGTCACGGAATAA
- a CDS encoding glutamate--tRNA ligase has translation MIKVRFAPSPTGYLHIGGARTALFNYLFAKRQGGVFVLRIEDTDKERSTKESEQEILDSLKWLGLDWDEGPGKSADDSMYYQTKRLDVYHKHAEKLIADGKAYKCFCTKEELDAERKKAEAEKRAFKYDSRCALLTPEQVKANEAAGKTYTVRLKVPKDGEVIVEDMIRGDVRTANSVLDDMIILRADGMPIYNFVVVVDDADMGITHVIRGEDHLSNTPKQIHMYKALGYQVPKFAHIPLILGRDKSKLSKRHGETAVLNYRKMGYLKEAMVNYLAFLGWSPESGKDIMTMEELISEFDLTRVHKAGAMFDDQKLQWINGMYIRKKSIDELTDLCIPQLINDGYITEAEAVSKRDYLKKVVVVQQEKLKLINEIGALSSYFFKDDVEMQPEAQKVWEKNAEERVKVLEVLLKIVEEEGTEDKPKVEERVRVDMEAAGIKSKVYMHVIRVALSGATQGPGLFDLIEIVGKDRCIKRIKKLMV, from the coding sequence ATGATTAAAGTACGTTTTGCGCCAAGCCCCACAGGATACCTTCACATAGGCGGTGCAAGGACCGCGTTATTTAATTACCTTTTTGCCAAAAGGCAGGGAGGCGTGTTTGTATTAAGAATAGAAGATACCGATAAAGAACGTTCCACAAAAGAGTCGGAACAGGAAATACTTGATTCGTTAAAATGGCTTGGCCTGGACTGGGACGAGGGCCCCGGAAAAAGCGCGGATGATTCCATGTATTACCAGACTAAAAGGCTTGATGTTTATCACAAGCACGCTGAAAAATTAATTGCAGACGGCAAAGCGTATAAATGCTTCTGCACAAAAGAAGAACTTGATGCTGAAAGAAAAAAAGCCGAAGCGGAAAAAAGGGCTTTTAAATACGACAGCAGATGCGCGCTTTTAACACCGGAGCAGGTAAAAGCAAATGAAGCTGCCGGCAAAACATATACCGTAAGGTTAAAAGTGCCAAAAGACGGCGAAGTAATAGTGGAAGACATGATAAGGGGAGACGTAAGGACAGCAAACAGCGTACTGGACGACATGATAATTCTGCGCGCGGACGGCATGCCTATTTATAATTTTGTGGTTGTGGTGGACGACGCGGACATGGGCATCACCCACGTCATACGCGGTGAAGACCACCTTTCAAACACTCCAAAGCAGATACACATGTATAAAGCGCTGGGGTATCAGGTACCAAAATTCGCGCACATCCCCCTGATATTGGGCAGGGATAAAAGCAAGCTGTCCAAAAGGCACGGCGAAACTGCCGTGTTAAACTACAGAAAGATGGGTTACTTAAAAGAGGCAATGGTAAACTATCTGGCATTTCTGGGCTGGTCGCCGGAATCGGGCAAAGACATTATGACAATGGAAGAATTAATATCCGAATTTGACCTTACGCGCGTGCATAAAGCGGGCGCTATGTTTGACGACCAGAAACTTCAGTGGATTAACGGCATGTACATAAGAAAGAAAAGTATTGATGAACTGACAGACCTTTGCATACCGCAGTTAATAAATGACGGATACATAACTGAAGCAGAAGCGGTTTCAAAAAGGGATTATCTGAAAAAAGTGGTCGTGGTACAGCAGGAAAAATTAAAACTTATAAACGAAATTGGAGCGCTGTCGTCATACTTTTTTAAAGATGATGTTGAAATGCAGCCGGAAGCACAAAAGGTATGGGAAAAAAACGCGGAAGAGCGAGTAAAAGTCCTTGAAGTGTTGTTAAAAATAGTTGAAGAGGAAGGCACAGAAGATAAACCAAAAGTTGAAGAACGCGTAAGGGTGGATATGGAAGCTGCGGGCATAAAATCAAAAGTGTACATGCATGTGATAAGGGTCGCGTTAAGCGGCGCCACGCAGGGGCCGGGATTATTTGACCTGATAGAGATTGTGGGAAAAGACAGGTGTATTAAAAGGATTAAAAAGTTAATGGTTTAA